A stretch of DNA from Chloroflexota bacterium:
TTGCTTACATCACCGCCTTACTGGAAAAGGAACAAATAAAGGTGGGGCTCAATGATGCCTACGTTCTGGGCCTTGATGGACAGGATATCAGCAAGATGGTTGCTCAGCATAAGCCCTGGATCGTGGGCTTCTCCTGTGTCACTCCAAATGCGCCTATCGTTTACCCTTTAGCTAAAGCTCTCAAGGAGAGCTACAAGAACATAATCATCGTTATGGGGAATATACATCCTAGTGTATTTGCCGAGGAGACGCTAGAAGCCGGTTACGCTGATGTGATTGTTCATGCCGAGGGCGAGTATACCATGTTGGAGCTGGTTCGCATCCTGGCCAAGCAGGGCGATCTGACCAGCGTCCGGGGTATATCTTACCGCGTCGATGGACAGGTAGTACACAATCCACCGCGGCCTTGGATCACTGACTTAGACGCCTTGCCTTTCCCAGCCAGACACCATCTTCCCATGGGGAAATATCGCCAACCTCCACATGGCGCCACCAAACATCCAATGGCCAATATGCTGGCTACCAGGGGATGCCCTAACCAGTGCACCTTCTGCTCCCTAACTAACCAGGGTAAGATCTATCGCAAGCGGAGCGTCAACAATATCGTAGACGAGATGGAGCACTTAATCGAGACCTATCAAGTGAAGCACATCTCCTTCTTGGACGCCATCTTCCCTCTGGGCAAAAAGTTTGCCCTAGATTTCTGCCAGGAGGTCATCAAGCGTGGGCTACCCAAGAAGGTATCCTGGGATAGCGAAACGCGGGTAAACGCTGTCGATAAAGAGATGCTTGAGGCCATGCGTGAGGCCGGTTGTACGAGAATTTCCTATGGGATCGAAGCTGGTTCCCAAGTGCTATTAGACAACATCAAGAAGGGTTTCACTATCGATCAGGCCAGGAAGGCGGTGAAACTGACCAAAGAGGTTGGTATATCCACCTCAGGACTCTTTATGCTGGGGCTTCCAGGCGAGACCAAGGAGCTGGCCAAACAGACGATAAATTTCGCTCTGGAGCTCGATACCGACTTCGCCAAGTTCAATATCACCGTTCCCTATCCTGGATCAGAGCTATTTGAACAAACACGACGTGAGGGCCGCATAAAGCTGCATGACTGGTCTAACTTCACCAGTTACCCTACCTACGCTGGAAGTGATCCCGTGTATGTGCCGGAGGGTATGACCAAGGAGGAATTGATGAGCCTACAGCGCGGAGCCATTAGACGCTTCTATCTGCGTCCTCATCTGATCCTTCGCCAACTGTTCAAGGTAAGAACTGTACGTCTCAAGGATTACTTCCTAGGGCTGAGATTGCTCCGGTCATAAGGTTACAATGTCGAAGCTAGGAGAAACAAGGTTGCTATCGAAGGCCATCTCTAAGAAGCATTTCATGGAAATAGCTATTCTCTATCTGCTGCTTGGATTGATCTCTATCGTAGCCTTGAAGATGCTGGATGTAAGAATATCATCCAGCAGCAGCTCCTTCTACCTGCCAGCTGCCCTGTCATTCCTTGGATTAGGACAGTTATTACTCCTATTTGCCCTAAGAAAAGAGGGAGCAATTGCGACACCCAAGAGGGCAAATGGTTTAATAATCTTCCTGGCCATCACTGCTGTCCTGGCTGCTGAGCAGACAGCCAGCCTCTTCCCCTTCGCTACCCCATGGCTGCTGGGTATACTAGCTGTCATCTTTCTGACCATCCTAGGATTAGCCAAAGATAAACCCCTCCTCTGGCACTGGCTACCCGCACTCCGGCGGGCCATGGCCACAGCCTGGCGTCGAGCGGTAATAGCCTTCGGCCAGAGCTGGAGGCCGGTAATGCTGCTGTTGATCCTCTATCTCATCATTCGACTAATCCTCGCTTTCACCTACGTTGAGAACGACGAAGCCAATCTTGTCTATGATGCCAAGCTGATCGTGGAGGGCAAGGTTCCCCTGAAGGATTTCCTGGCCAGGGGTATACCGCTGATCTACTTCTACGCCATCTTCGTAAAGCTGTTTGGGGCTAACCTTTACGTCATTAAGGTCCTCAACGCCTTCCTCTCCACAGGAACGTTGCTTGCGATTTACTTGATAGGGGCAGCACTCCATAGTCGAAAGGCGGGCTTAATCGCCGCCTCACTGTTTGCTGTCTCGCCTATCTCCCTGCTGACGAATATTGTGACTAGCGTGAGTCTGGGAGCCTCATTTCCAGTGGCCCTCGGCACCTATTTCTTTATCAAGAGCGAGGGAGGAGAATCCAAACCAAATCTGTTCATAGCTGGCATCCTCTTCTCTATAGCTTACTTCATCCGAGGAAGCGCTGGCGTCTACATCTTTCTCCTAGTTTTACTTTTTATATTTTCATCACTCAGACCCAGACCTCGTCTATTGATCACCCAGATGCTCTGGTTCACTCTGGGCGGAATGATACCTGCTACCATCATTTGGCTATTCTTTACCTGGCAACTGGGTTTCCC
This window harbors:
- a CDS encoding B12-binding domain-containing radical SAM protein; translated protein: MDVLLINPPSDLRKSYGKLAEVQGAVEPLGVAYITALLEKEQIKVGLNDAYVLGLDGQDISKMVAQHKPWIVGFSCVTPNAPIVYPLAKALKESYKNIIIVMGNIHPSVFAEETLEAGYADVIVHAEGEYTMLELVRILAKQGDLTSVRGISYRVDGQVVHNPPRPWITDLDALPFPARHHLPMGKYRQPPHGATKHPMANMLATRGCPNQCTFCSLTNQGKIYRKRSVNNIVDEMEHLIETYQVKHISFLDAIFPLGKKFALDFCQEVIKRGLPKKVSWDSETRVNAVDKEMLEAMREAGCTRISYGIEAGSQVLLDNIKKGFTIDQARKAVKLTKEVGISTSGLFMLGLPGETKELAKQTINFALELDTDFAKFNITVPYPGSELFEQTRREGRIKLHDWSNFTSYPTYAGSDPVYVPEGMTKEELMSLQRGAIRRFYLRPHLILRQLFKVRTVRLKDYFLGLRLLRS